GTTGCGACGGGCTGCGAGAAGTGAGCTTCGTTGAAGAGATTGAAGACCTCGAAGCGGAATTCGAACTTCCTGCTTTCGCTGAAGTTCAGGATTTTGAAGAGCGAGGCATCGGTGGTGTTGTAGCCGGGACCAAGAGCCGAGTTGCGGGCTGCATTGCCGCTGTGGCTATTGTCGATGAGAGAGACGCCGTTGAGCGTCACGGTAGGCAGAGCGAAGCAGCCGGTGTTGATGTAGTGCTGACTCGAGAGCGTGCCTGCTTTGTGGGGCGCGCCGGAGTTGGCGTTACAGGTCTGGTTGGGCCTGAAGGTGAGCGACTGCGCGGTCGTGGAGGAGTTGACCACCGCGAACGGGCTTCCGGACTGAATCTGGTAGATGGTGTTGAACTGCCAGCCACCGATGATGAGCCGTTGTGCAAGAGAGTGGCCATCGAGCCGGGGGAACTCGTATTGCAGACTGAGGACGAAGCGGTTGCGAGCGTCGAAGAGTGAGTCGCCGCGCTCTCTCGCTACTGCCGCATCGATGAATGCCTGGTTGCCGATGGTAGCGGGGAGGACCGGGCGCGAGTCGGTGCCGATGTTGAGGCCTGATGCGTTATCGATGGAGTGGCCGTGGGTGTAGGCGGCAGTCGCATGAATGTGGTGGTAGTTGCGCAACTGCCAGCTTGCCTGCAGCGAGTCGAACCATGACTTTCCTGCGGAGAAGGTTGGACGCGTGAGGCCGAAGGCGGGGAAGACAGCGCGGGAGCCTGCCTTGTAGGCATTGGCTCCTGCGGCGGAGGAGCCGCTGGGCAGGACCGTGGTTGGGTTGACCTCAATGAAGATGGGAAGGTGCTCACCACGCGAGCCGACGTAGCCGACTTCAAAGGCCATGTTGTTGGTCAGTTGGCGCTGCACGCTCACGTTGTACTCCTGGACCTGGGCGGTCTTAAAGGAGTTGGCGAGGCTCCAGCCGATGAAGGTGAGGTTAGGGGGAAAACCGGGGGCTCCAACTGCTACGCCAGCGTAGGGGTTGGAGAAGTAGGTGGAGGTGGGCGGAGTGGTGTTCGCGAAGAAGTCTATCTCCTGGAGGGGCTGGAAGGGGGGAGCGAGGGTTCCGTTCTGGAAGAAGTCTCCCTGTCCGGGAACGGTGTCATAGAAGAGGCCCCAAGCGGCGCGAATGCTGGTCTTGCCGTCGCCGATGGGGTCGATGGTGGCTCCGATGCGGGGAGCCCAGTTGTCGGCGTCGGTGTAGTAGGTTGCTCGGGGCGTACCGGCGTCACCGGGGTAGACGAGGCCGACGGGTGCTTTGGGCTGGATGGTCGACTGCTGACCGGGATGCAGGGCGGCAAGGTGGTTCTTGTCTTCGACGTAGGGGCGGTTGACCTCGTAGCGCAAGCCGGCTTGGAGCGAGAGGTGGCGGTTGATGCGGAATTCGTCCTGTCCGTAGAAAGAGTAGGTCCACGAGGAGCCGTTGAGGGACGGATCGCCTGATCCCTGCTGAAACATGAAGGGATAGCCAAGCAGGAAGTCGGAGAGCGCGTTGGTGGTGAAGATTTTGTTGGTGTTGAACGTGAAGGCGCCGTTGGGGCGGTTGATGTAGAGGAGGTTGATGCGGTCGCGCCGAATCTCGCCGCCGAACTGGATGACATGACGGTGCTTGATCCAGGTGAGGTCGTCGGAGATGGTATTGACGCCGTTAGCGCGGTAGGCGAAGGGTTGCTGCAGATCGCCGGTGGTGAAGTAGCCGGTGAGTGTGACGTTGGGCAGTCCCTTGGCCGTCGCGTTAGTGGAGGAGTAGGCGTAGCCCTGGCTTGTGAGATCGAGGCCGCTGGTCTTGTTCGGAGTGCCTTCGATGCGCTGCCAGGCGTAGCGGCCGACGTTGATCATGTGGTCGTTGATGTTCCAGGTGTCGGAGGCGAGGGCATCCTGCAGGGTCATGATCTGGCGGTTGCCGGTGGGCGGGAAGTTCGTGGGTGTGATGGGGCCGTAGAGGTTCTGGTGAGTGTAAAGATAGCGGCCGAGGATGGAGTGCTTCGAAGCAAGTTTCCAGTCGGCGCGGAGTCCGAACATGTTGCGGTTGTCGATGTTGGCGGGAGCCGCCTTGTAGAAGTTGCCCGCGCTGTTGGGGAGCGGAATGTAGTTCTTGAGCAGATTGGCGCTGACGGCGCTGATGCGTGCGGGGTCGATGACGTTGGGCTTACCCCCGTAGCAAAACTGCGTCTTCGTTAGCGGATCGATGATCCTGCCTCCACCGGTAACCCCAGTGGTTGAGCAGGTGGTTGAAGACGATGTGAGAAGCTCGGAGAAGTCTCCCCCACGCTCGGCTGAGCTGAGGACGGGCTGGTTGAGGACGTTCGAGGTCGCGTCCTTGAGGCGGAAGCCCTCGTAATAGCCGAAGAGGAAGACCTTGTCTTTGAGGACGGGGCCGCCGGCGGCTGCTCCGAACTGGTTCTGCTGGTAGTTGGGCTTGGTGACGGCGAAGTAAGTCTTGGCGGCGAGGGCGGCCTCGCGGTTGAACCACCAGAGATCGCCGTGGAGCTGGTTGGTTCCCGAGCGGGTGACGACGTTCACGACGGAGCCCGCGTTGCGGCCGTACTGCGCCTCGTAAGAGTGCGTCATGATCTTGAACTCCTCGATGGCGTCCGGTGGAGGGCGCATGACGAAGCCGCTGTTGAAGGAGTCGTTGTTGGGAGCACCGTCGAGGAGGAAGCTGTTGGACTGGTTGCGCATCCCGTTGACGTTGAAGCTGCCAGTGGTGTCGCCGAAGCCGCCGACGGTGGCGTTGCCCTGGGCTCCGCCTAGTCCCGCGGGGGCGGCGACGACGCCGGGGATAAGGGTTCCGAGCTGGGCGAAGTTGCGTCCATTGAGCGGGAGGTCGACGATGCTCTGGCGGTCGACGACGACGCCCATAGTGGCGTTGGTGCTTTCGACGAGCGGCGGAGCGTCGGTGACGGTAATTTCAACAGTTGTCGGGCCCACGGCCAGCTTTACTTCGATCCGGTTTGTTCCGTTGACGTCGACCTCGACGCCCCGGGTGAGGCTGGTTCGGAATCCAGTGGCATTGACTCGAACCTGATAGGTGCCGGGATTGACGAGAGGAAAGATGAAGCTTCCGTCTGAGGAGGAGGTGGTGGAGCGGGTCTGCCCGGTGGCGTCGCTGATGAGCTCTACTGTCGCTGCTGCGACGACTCTGCCGGAAGGGTCGGAGACCGTGCCAGCGATCTGTCCTGTGGCCTGGGCGCGGGCGAGAGATGGGACAAGGAGGAGAATTCCAAACAGAGCGAAGAGGAGGGTTATGTGTGAAGACTTCTTGACGCCCGAGTCTGGAAGGGGCGGTGTGTTCTTGCGCATGGCACTCTCCGGGTTCCGGTGAAATGGTATCGCCACGTCTCGCAAAAACTACATAGGTAGCTCCAGTGCCAGGGTGGAGCCTACCGATGCGTGGCTAAAGCACGGCATAGGTTCTGCTACACATAATGAATGGATGCGAACATATACTGCAACTGGAGCGGTCGAAGGCTGCGAGCGAGGCCCGAGACCGTTGCATCTAGCAGCTGTTCTTTTTGCTTGTTTTTGAGGCCAATGAAGTACGTTTAATTTGAACAAGAAAGAAGTGGGACCTATGTCGAGTGAGCTTACATCGCAGGAAGTGATCGACCTTACCAGGAAGCATAATTACGGAACGTGGCGGAAGCAGAAGAGCTGGAATCCTTCGCATCTGGTAAGCGCGGATGGCTGCTACTTTACGGACGGGAATGGGAAGAGGTTTCTGGATTTCT
The Edaphobacter bradus genome window above contains:
- a CDS encoding TonB-dependent receptor; the encoded protein is MRKNTPPLPDSGVKKSSHITLLFALFGILLLVPSLARAQATGQIAGTVSDPSGRVVAAATVELISDATGQTRSTTSSSDGSFIFPLVNPGTYQVRVNATGFRTSLTRGVEVDVNGTNRIEVKLAVGPTTVEITVTDAPPLVESTNATMGVVVDRQSIVDLPLNGRNFAQLGTLIPGVVAAPAGLGGAQGNATVGGFGDTTGSFNVNGMRNQSNSFLLDGAPNNDSFNSGFVMRPPPDAIEEFKIMTHSYEAQYGRNAGSVVNVVTRSGTNQLHGDLWWFNREAALAAKTYFAVTKPNYQQNQFGAAAGGPVLKDKVFLFGYYEGFRLKDATSNVLNQPVLSSAERGGDFSELLTSSSTTCSTTGVTGGGRIIDPLTKTQFCYGGKPNVIDPARISAVSANLLKNYIPLPNSAGNFYKAAPANIDNRNMFGLRADWKLASKHSILGRYLYTHQNLYGPITPTNFPPTGNRQIMTLQDALASDTWNINDHMINVGRYAWQRIEGTPNKTSGLDLTSQGYAYSSTNATAKGLPNVTLTGYFTTGDLQQPFAYRANGVNTISDDLTWIKHRHVIQFGGEIRRDRINLLYINRPNGAFTFNTNKIFTTNALSDFLLGYPFMFQQGSGDPSLNGSSWTYSFYGQDEFRINRHLSLQAGLRYEVNRPYVEDKNHLAALHPGQQSTIQPKAPVGLVYPGDAGTPRATYYTDADNWAPRIGATIDPIGDGKTSIRAAWGLFYDTVPGQGDFFQNGTLAPPFQPLQEIDFFANTTPPTSTYFSNPYAGVAVGAPGFPPNLTFIGWSLANSFKTAQVQEYNVSVQRQLTNNMAFEVGYVGSRGEHLPIFIEVNPTTVLPSGSSAAGANAYKAGSRAVFPAFGLTRPTFSAGKSWFDSLQASWQLRNYHHIHATAAYTHGHSIDNASGLNIGTDSRPVLPATIGNQAFIDAAVARERGDSLFDARNRFVLSLQYEFPRLDGHSLAQRLIIGGWQFNTIYQIQSGSPFAVVNSSTTAQSLTFRPNQTCNANSGAPHKAGTLSSQHYINTGCFALPTVTLNGVSLIDNSHSGNAARNSALGPGYNTTDASLFKILNFSESRKFEFRFEVFNLFNEAHFSQPVATLGSSTFGQITSTVGNDSRVIQMAIKLSF